A portion of the Streptomyces sp. NBC_00376 genome contains these proteins:
- a CDS encoding acetyl-CoA carboxylase biotin carboxylase subunit, with amino-acid sequence MTMFDTVLVANRGEIAVRVIRTLRELGVRSVAVFSDADADARHVREADTAVRIGPAPAAMSYLSVPALLDAARRTGAQAVHPGYGFLAENAGFARACAEAGLVFIGPPASAITLMGDKIRAKETVAAAGVPVVPGSSGSGLTDAQLVDAAGGIGMPVLLKPSAGGGGKGMRLVRDEALLGDEIAAARREARSSFGDDTLLVERWIDRPRHIEIQVLADAHGNVVHLGERECSLQRRHQKIIEEAPSVLLDEETRAAMGEAAVQAARSCGYVGAGTVEFIVPGNDPASYYFMEMNTRLQVEHPVTELITGLDLVEWQLRVAAGEQLPYRQQDITLTGHAIEARICAEDPARGFLPSGGTVLTLHEPQGNGVRTDSGLGTGGEVGSLYDPMLSKVIAYGPDRPTALRRLRAALADTVILGVPTNAGFLRRLLAHPAVAAGDLDTGLVEREASGLVPEGVPEEVYAAAALLRHSAASPADAPAGWVDPFSVASGWRLGGTPARTVLDFRLPGHDPVQVSLRSCPAGTELTFGHVGEGAEPPQPVTGACGPLAPLPGGKETARLVEVSGPRLTLELAGVTHAFSHASSPDGVWLGRDGDSWHVQDHDPVEASLAGAGRSGADTLAAPMPGTVTVVKVAVGDEVVAGQSLLVVEAMKMEHVISAPHAGTVTELDVSAGTTVAMDQILAVVAPTEALVAPGEEA; translated from the coding sequence ATGACGATGTTCGACACGGTTCTGGTCGCCAACCGCGGCGAGATCGCGGTACGTGTCATCCGCACGCTGCGCGAGCTGGGCGTCCGCTCGGTCGCCGTCTTCAGCGACGCGGACGCGGACGCCCGGCACGTCCGGGAGGCCGACACGGCGGTACGGATCGGGCCCGCCCCGGCCGCGATGAGCTATCTGAGCGTGCCCGCGCTGCTGGACGCGGCCCGTCGCACCGGCGCGCAGGCCGTCCACCCGGGATACGGATTCCTCGCCGAGAACGCGGGCTTCGCGCGGGCGTGCGCCGAGGCGGGGCTGGTCTTCATCGGCCCGCCCGCCTCCGCGATCACGCTGATGGGCGACAAGATCCGGGCCAAGGAGACGGTCGCGGCGGCCGGGGTCCCGGTGGTGCCCGGCTCGTCCGGGAGCGGGCTCACCGATGCCCAGCTGGTCGACGCGGCCGGCGGGATCGGGATGCCGGTGCTGCTGAAGCCCTCGGCGGGCGGCGGCGGCAAGGGCATGCGGCTGGTGCGCGACGAGGCGCTGCTCGGGGACGAGATCGCGGCCGCCCGGCGCGAGGCACGGTCCTCGTTCGGCGACGACACCCTGCTGGTGGAGCGGTGGATCGACCGCCCCCGGCACATCGAGATCCAGGTGCTGGCCGACGCCCACGGCAACGTGGTCCACCTCGGCGAGCGCGAGTGCTCGCTCCAGCGCCGCCACCAGAAGATCATCGAGGAGGCGCCCTCCGTCCTGCTCGACGAGGAGACCCGGGCGGCGATGGGTGAGGCGGCCGTCCAGGCAGCCCGCTCCTGCGGCTACGTCGGCGCGGGCACGGTGGAGTTCATCGTCCCGGGCAACGACCCCGCCTCGTACTACTTCATGGAGATGAACACCCGCCTCCAGGTCGAGCACCCGGTCACCGAGCTGATCACCGGCCTGGACCTGGTGGAGTGGCAGCTCAGGGTCGCGGCAGGCGAGCAACTCCCCTACCGGCAGCAGGACATCACACTCACCGGCCACGCCATCGAGGCCCGGATCTGCGCCGAGGACCCGGCCCGCGGCTTCCTGCCCTCCGGCGGCACGGTCCTCACGCTGCACGAGCCGCAGGGCAACGGCGTGCGGACGGACTCCGGGCTCGGCACGGGCGGCGAGGTCGGCAGCCTGTACGACCCGATGCTGTCGAAGGTCATCGCGTACGGCCCCGACCGCCCCACCGCCCTGCGCCGGCTGCGGGCGGCGCTCGCGGACACGGTGATCCTCGGCGTTCCGACCAACGCCGGATTCCTGCGCCGGCTGCTCGCCCATCCGGCGGTGGCGGCGGGCGATCTGGACACGGGTCTGGTGGAGCGCGAGGCGTCCGGCCTGGTCCCGGAGGGTGTCCCCGAAGAGGTGTACGCGGCAGCCGCACTCCTGCGCCACTCCGCCGCCTCCCCCGCCGACGCCCCCGCCGGCTGGGTGGACCCGTTCTCGGTGGCGAGCGGCTGGCGCCTCGGCGGCACCCCGGCCCGCACGGTGCTCGACTTCCGGCTGCCGGGCCACGACCCGGTGCAGGTCTCGCTGCGTTCCTGCCCGGCCGGTACGGAGCTGACGTTCGGCCACGTCGGGGAGGGCGCCGAGCCGCCGCAGCCCGTGACGGGGGCCTGCGGCCCGCTGGCCCCGCTGCCCGGCGGCAAGGAGACGGCCAGGCTGGTCGAGGTCTCCGGGCCCCGCCTCACCCTCGAACTCGCCGGTGTCACCCACGCGTTCAGCCACGCCTCCTCCCCGGACGGGGTGTGGCTCGGCCGGGACGGTGACAGCTGGCACGTACAGGATCACGACCCGGTGGAGGCGTCGCTGGCCGGCGCGGGCCGTTCCGGGGCGGACACCCTCGCCGCGCCCATGCCGGGCACCGTGACGGTCGTGAAGGTGGCGGTCGGTGACGAGGTCGTGGCCGGTCAGAGCCTGCTCGTGGTGGAGGCCATGAAGATGGAGCACGTCATCTCCGCCCCGCACGCCGGGACCGTGACCGAACTGGACGTCAGCGCCGGCACCACGGTCGCCATGGACCAGATCCTGGCCGTGGTGGCCCCCACAGAGGCCCTCGTCGCTCCCGGGGAGGAAGCATGA
- a CDS encoding carboxyl transferase domain-containing protein, with product MQQAPVLASAADPASEAWKANEAAHHALADELRERLATARLGGGERARARHVARGKLLPRERVDTLLDPGSPFLELAPLAAEGLYGGAAPAAGVIAGIGRVSGRECVIVANDATVKGGTYYPMTVKKHLRAQEVALENRLPCLYLVDSGGAFLPMQDEVFPDREHFGRIFYNQARMSGAGIPQIAAVLGSCTAGGAYVPAMSDEAVIVRNQGTIFLGGPPLVKAATGEVVTAEELGGGEVHSRTSGVTDHLAEDDAHALRIVRNIVATLPDRGALPWSVQPVEEPKVDPAGLYGAVPVDSRTPYDVREVIARVVDGSRFAEFKAEYGTTLITGFARIHGHPVGIVANNGILFSESAQKGAHFIELCDQRGIPLVFLQNISGFMVGRDYEAGGIAKHGAKMVTAVACTRVPKLTVVVGGSYGAGNYSMCGRAYSPRFLWMWPNAKISVMGGEQAASVLATVKRDQLGDDWSAADEEAFKAPIREQYETQGNAYYATARLWDDGVIDPLETRQVLGLALTACANAPLGETGFGVFRM from the coding sequence ATGCAGCAGGCACCGGTGCTGGCGAGCGCGGCCGATCCCGCCTCCGAGGCCTGGAAGGCCAACGAGGCGGCGCATCACGCGCTCGCCGACGAGCTGCGTGAGCGGCTCGCCACGGCCAGGCTCGGCGGGGGTGAGAGGGCCCGCGCCCGGCATGTGGCGCGCGGCAAGCTGCTGCCCAGGGAGCGGGTGGACACCCTGCTCGACCCGGGTTCCCCGTTCCTGGAGCTGGCCCCGCTGGCGGCCGAGGGGCTGTACGGGGGCGCCGCCCCGGCGGCCGGGGTGATCGCCGGGATCGGCCGGGTCAGCGGCCGGGAGTGTGTGATCGTCGCCAATGACGCGACCGTCAAGGGCGGCACGTACTACCCGATGACGGTGAAGAAGCACCTGCGGGCCCAGGAAGTGGCGCTGGAGAACCGTCTCCCCTGCCTGTATCTCGTCGACTCGGGCGGCGCGTTCCTGCCGATGCAGGACGAGGTCTTCCCAGACCGGGAGCACTTCGGGCGGATCTTCTACAACCAGGCCCGGATGTCGGGGGCCGGCATTCCGCAGATCGCGGCGGTGCTGGGCTCGTGCACGGCGGGCGGGGCGTACGTCCCCGCGATGAGCGACGAGGCCGTGATCGTCCGCAACCAGGGCACGATCTTCCTGGGCGGCCCGCCGCTGGTGAAGGCCGCGACCGGCGAGGTCGTGACGGCCGAGGAGCTGGGCGGCGGCGAGGTGCACTCCCGCACGTCGGGGGTGACCGACCATCTCGCCGAGGACGACGCGCACGCGCTGCGGATCGTGCGGAACATCGTCGCCACCCTGCCGGACCGGGGCGCGCTGCCGTGGTCCGTGCAGCCCGTCGAGGAGCCGAAGGTCGATCCCGCGGGTCTGTACGGCGCCGTCCCGGTCGACTCCCGCACCCCGTACGACGTGCGCGAGGTGATCGCCCGGGTCGTCGACGGCTCGCGGTTCGCCGAGTTCAAGGCCGAGTACGGGACGACGCTGATCACCGGCTTCGCCCGGATCCACGGCCACCCGGTCGGGATCGTCGCCAACAACGGCATCCTGTTCTCCGAGTCCGCCCAGAAGGGCGCCCACTTCATCGAGCTGTGCGACCAGCGCGGCATCCCGCTGGTCTTCCTGCAGAACATCTCCGGGTTCATGGTCGGCCGGGACTACGAGGCCGGCGGCATCGCCAAGCACGGCGCCAAGATGGTCACGGCGGTCGCCTGCACCCGGGTCCCGAAGCTGACCGTGGTGGTCGGCGGTTCGTACGGGGCGGGCAACTACTCCATGTGCGGCCGGGCCTACTCCCCCCGCTTCCTGTGGATGTGGCCCAACGCGAAGATCTCCGTCATGGGCGGCGAGCAGGCCGCGTCCGTCCTCGCGACGGTCAAGCGCGACCAGTTGGGCGACGACTGGAGCGCGGCCGACGAGGAGGCCTTCAAGGCCCCGATCCGCGAGCAGTACGAGACCCAGGGCAACGCCTACTACGCCACGGCCAGGCTCTGGGACGACGGGGTGATCGACCCGCTGGAGACCCGGCAGGTGCTGGGGCTGGCCCTGACCGCGTGTGCCAACGCTCCGCTGGGTGAAACCGGCTTCGGCGTCTTCCGGATGTGA
- a CDS encoding DUF418 domain-containing protein yields MTGGPRVLEVDALRGFALAGILVVNLLTTAGPPAARGGLAAVHAADGAVEWLVVLLAQSKFYLLFSFLFGYSFTLQMDSAERAGARFAPRMSRRLAGLFVLGIAHAVLLYTGDILMIYALLGLVLLAARNAGPAKVRRAALWVFGVAGGFLLLIGLGAALFDPGDLGESATVKAELTAAYRGGFTEVVGANIRALPETLAAVPLMGGFVVAAFLVGFVAGRRQWLGAAALADRARLRRICLTGLAVGVPGAVFSAAALVGPLPERWTLLGLAVGMVAAPALSAAYATGLLLWFTTRGGAATAGVLAPAGRMALTNYLTQSLVMALVFSGYGLGLYGRTGAAAAVGGALVLYACQLALSGWLMRRYRLGPVEWLLRAVTLWARPGRS; encoded by the coding sequence GTGACCGGGGGGCCGCGCGTCCTCGAAGTGGACGCCCTGCGCGGGTTCGCGCTCGCCGGGATCCTGGTCGTGAATCTCCTGACGACCGCCGGACCTCCCGCCGCCAGGGGCGGCCTCGCGGCCGTGCACGCGGCGGACGGGGCGGTGGAATGGCTGGTCGTTCTCCTCGCGCAGTCGAAGTTCTACCTGCTCTTCTCGTTCCTCTTCGGATACAGCTTCACCCTCCAGATGGACTCGGCCGAGCGCGCCGGCGCGCGCTTCGCGCCCCGGATGTCACGGCGGCTGGCCGGACTGTTCGTGCTCGGAATCGCGCACGCGGTGCTGCTGTACACCGGCGACATCCTCATGATCTACGCCCTGCTCGGGCTGGTCCTGCTGGCCGCCCGGAACGCCGGACCCGCCAAGGTCCGGCGGGCGGCGCTGTGGGTGTTCGGCGTCGCGGGCGGGTTCCTGCTGCTGATCGGGCTGGGCGCGGCCCTGTTCGACCCGGGCGACCTGGGCGAGTCCGCCACCGTGAAGGCCGAGCTGACCGCCGCGTACCGGGGCGGCTTCACCGAGGTCGTCGGCGCCAACATCCGGGCACTGCCCGAGACCCTGGCGGCCGTTCCGCTGATGGGCGGATTCGTGGTCGCCGCCTTCCTCGTGGGGTTCGTGGCCGGACGGCGGCAGTGGCTCGGGGCGGCCGCGCTCGCCGACCGGGCGCGGCTGCGCCGCATCTGCCTGACGGGTCTCGCGGTCGGGGTCCCCGGGGCGGTCTTCTCCGCCGCGGCGCTCGTGGGACCGCTGCCGGAACGCTGGACGCTGCTGGGCCTGGCGGTCGGTATGGTGGCGGCCCCGGCGCTCTCGGCCGCGTACGCCACCGGGCTGCTGCTCTGGTTCACCACGCGGGGCGGTGCCGCGACGGCCGGGGTCCTCGCGCCCGCCGGGCGGATGGCGCTGACCAACTATCTGACCCAGTCGCTCGTCATGGCCCTGGTCTTCTCCGGGTACGGGCTCGGCCTGTACGGGCGTACGGGCGCCGCTGCGGCGGTCGGTGGGGCGCTGGTGCTGTACGCCTGCCAGCTCGCCCTGAGCGGGTGGCTGATGCGCCGGTACCGGCTCGGGCCGGTGGAGTGGCTGCTGCGTGCGGTGACGCTGTGGGCGCGGCCCGGCAGGAGTTAA
- a CDS encoding SACE_7040 family transcriptional regulator, with translation MTTRTDAPTRREQILKEAARLFAERGFHGVGVDEIGAAVGISGPGLYRHFPGKDAMLAELLVGISERLLAGGQLRVSEDAACEDGSPRALLDALIEGHIDFALDDRPLITLHDRELDRLRDADRKRVRQLQRQYVEVWVEVVREMYPDLPEHEARAAVHAVFGLLNSTPHLGRPGAQPDRADTAALLHRLARGAFEAAARA, from the coding sequence ATGACCACGAGGACGGACGCCCCCACTCGCCGCGAGCAGATCCTCAAGGAGGCCGCCCGCCTCTTTGCCGAGCGCGGCTTCCACGGCGTCGGTGTCGACGAGATAGGTGCCGCCGTCGGCATCAGCGGTCCGGGGCTCTATCGCCACTTCCCCGGCAAGGACGCGATGCTCGCCGAGCTGCTGGTCGGCATCAGTGAGCGGCTGCTGGCGGGCGGGCAGCTGCGCGTGTCGGAGGACGCGGCGTGCGAGGACGGCTCCCCGCGGGCCCTGCTCGACGCGCTCATCGAGGGGCACATCGACTTCGCCCTCGACGACCGCCCCCTGATCACCCTCCACGACCGCGAGCTGGACCGTCTCCGGGACGCCGACCGCAAGCGGGTCCGCCAGCTCCAGCGGCAGTACGTCGAGGTGTGGGTGGAGGTGGTCCGCGAGATGTATCCGGACCTGCCCGAGCACGAGGCCCGCGCCGCCGTTCACGCCGTCTTCGGCCTGCTGAACTCGACCCCGCACCTCGGCCGGCCCGGCGCCCAGCCGGACCGCGCGGACACGGCGGCACTGCTGCACCGGCTGGCCCGCGGGGCGTTCGAGGCGGCGGCCCGCGCGTAG
- a CDS encoding glycosyltransferase: MKTCQVSIVVPCFNEDEIIEVFHRALISALEPTRRTFEICYVDDGSSDRTRLRIGSLATADRRVRYTSFSRNFGKEAAMLAGLRMSRGDAVVLMDADLQHPPELLPRMLELRQRGYDQVVARRDRVGEGALRTFLSALYYRAIGRCMDVEVVDGEGDFRLLSRTAVDAVLALPETNRFSKGIFSWIGFDTVGFTYRNVQRAAGTSKWGGRRLLNYGIDGLISFNSHPLRLAIHIGLALALAALGYAVWTIVGVVLHGVVVPGYTTLLTAVVALGGIQLATLGVIGEYVGRIYSESKRRPHYLVRETNESPHARPVDIPAEVRPGPSDPEGGRPPARRTGATALGAPRRRTLRQFIEFGLIGIINTAVYLAVYASLNVWIPYLAAHVIGYAVSVVGSFLLNSCITCRTKPTWHAFVRYPLSSVVNLVLTGILLYLGVSRLGMDKNIAAVAAGILATPFSFLLARWAIDSGAALARQDCRPAGSSTGHTTP; encoded by the coding sequence ATGAAAACATGTCAGGTTTCGATCGTTGTCCCATGTTTCAATGAGGACGAGATCATCGAGGTATTCCACCGTGCGTTGATCTCCGCCCTCGAACCGACTCGGCGGACCTTCGAGATCTGTTATGTCGACGATGGCAGCAGCGACCGGACCAGGCTCCGGATCGGTTCGCTCGCCACTGCGGACCGACGGGTCCGCTACACCTCCTTCAGCCGCAATTTCGGCAAGGAGGCCGCCATGCTCGCGGGACTGCGCATGTCCCGCGGTGACGCCGTCGTCCTCATGGACGCCGACCTCCAGCACCCGCCCGAACTGCTGCCCCGCATGCTGGAGCTGAGGCAGCGCGGCTACGACCAGGTCGTCGCGCGGCGCGACCGAGTGGGAGAAGGCGCCCTGCGCACCTTTCTCAGCGCCCTCTACTACCGGGCCATCGGCCGGTGCATGGACGTCGAGGTCGTCGACGGCGAGGGCGACTTCAGACTGCTGTCGCGCACCGCCGTGGACGCCGTGCTCGCGCTGCCCGAGACCAACCGGTTCTCCAAGGGGATCTTCTCCTGGATCGGCTTCGACACCGTCGGTTTCACCTACCGGAACGTCCAGCGCGCGGCGGGAACTTCGAAGTGGGGCGGCAGACGCCTGCTCAACTACGGGATCGACGGGCTGATCTCCTTCAACAGTCATCCGCTGCGCCTGGCCATCCACATCGGCCTCGCGCTCGCGCTGGCGGCACTGGGATACGCCGTGTGGACCATCGTCGGCGTCGTGCTCCACGGTGTCGTCGTACCCGGCTACACCACCCTGCTGACCGCTGTCGTGGCGCTCGGCGGAATCCAGCTCGCCACGCTCGGCGTCATCGGCGAATACGTGGGACGGATCTACTCCGAGTCGAAACGCCGCCCGCACTACCTGGTGCGGGAGACGAACGAATCCCCGCACGCCCGCCCGGTCGATATTCCGGCAGAGGTGCGTCCGGGCCCGTCCGACCCCGAGGGCGGGAGACCGCCGGCGCGACGCACCGGGGCGACCGCGCTCGGGGCGCCGAGGAGGCGCACCCTGCGCCAGTTCATCGAATTCGGGTTGATCGGAATCATCAATACGGCGGTATATCTGGCGGTATACGCCTCGCTGAATGTATGGATTCCCTATCTGGCCGCACATGTCATCGGATATGCGGTCAGCGTCGTGGGATCATTCCTGCTCAACTCCTGCATCACCTGCCGCACGAAGCCGACCTGGCACGCCTTCGTCCGGTATCCCCTGTCGAGCGTCGTCAATCTCGTACTCACCGGAATTCTGCTCTACCTCGGCGTGAGCAGGCTGGGCATGGACAAGAACATCGCCGCCGTGGCCGCAGGGATCCTCGCCACCCCCTTTTCGTTCCTGCTCGCCCGCTGGGCCATCGACTCCGGTGCCGCCCTCGCCCGGCAGGACTGCCGCCCGGCCGGGAGCAGTACCGGACACACCACACCGTGA
- a CDS encoding DUF6056 family protein, which produces MTTNTSKSAGTQAEGGKSPRAEPGLGPARWWTAIGTSGLALLPLALLGAAFWIGRLVRPGGDDWCFLPVVRDEGASGMIGKFFLHDNGRIANALLVIGYGAFGVPGHQWFALVSGVLMLGILWALVASVLKRAGLTAPRGLALLVGATTAALFFFATPNPYKAFYWPASSVSHTVAPVLACAAVIPLLRARTRWGRAFALGVAYLAGIFIGTLSEETAIVAVVVLAAALLMSRWALPGAGRTRTRVWCVVAFAGVAVGTAILYLSPGARFRRGRFGADSTSMFGPEALTAALRSFAHVLGTVFTTWQYLGAVAVGVLLGLLVRESERGTDVPDGSLRRRPLRLVLVGFLAFLVSCYLCVVVTRPVFGASVGTASRIWGDFLLLYVLLLVGAGALLGRWLRGRRWGIRTATAGVAAVMCAASCVGLAVPLFRLERQMDVRAQRWDRQDRALREGAARGARVLPYTPVSVSGMLEPFGNHGRRAWPAKCVAQYYHLEKITHSTRLP; this is translated from the coding sequence ATGACCACGAACACGTCGAAATCCGCCGGCACACAGGCGGAGGGCGGGAAATCCCCCAGGGCGGAACCCGGCTTGGGCCCCGCGCGGTGGTGGACGGCGATCGGGACGTCGGGCCTCGCCCTGCTGCCGCTCGCCCTGCTCGGCGCGGCTTTCTGGATCGGCAGGCTGGTCCGCCCGGGAGGGGACGACTGGTGCTTTCTCCCGGTCGTACGGGACGAGGGCGCCTCTGGGATGATCGGGAAGTTCTTCCTCCACGACAACGGACGCATCGCCAACGCGTTGCTCGTCATCGGGTACGGAGCCTTCGGCGTCCCGGGCCACCAATGGTTCGCCCTGGTCAGCGGAGTGCTCATGCTGGGCATCCTCTGGGCGCTGGTCGCCTCCGTGCTCAAGAGGGCCGGGCTGACCGCGCCACGTGGGCTGGCGCTGCTGGTGGGCGCGACGACGGCGGCGCTCTTCTTCTTCGCGACGCCCAACCCGTACAAGGCGTTCTACTGGCCCGCCTCCTCCGTGTCGCACACCGTCGCACCGGTGCTGGCCTGCGCCGCCGTGATCCCGCTGCTCCGGGCACGGACGCGGTGGGGACGCGCCTTCGCGCTGGGCGTCGCGTACCTGGCGGGGATCTTCATCGGCACCCTGTCGGAGGAGACGGCGATCGTCGCGGTCGTCGTGCTCGCCGCCGCCCTGCTGATGAGCCGGTGGGCGCTTCCCGGGGCCGGCCGGACCCGTACGCGTGTCTGGTGCGTGGTCGCGTTCGCCGGGGTCGCCGTCGGGACGGCCATCCTGTACCTGTCGCCCGGCGCACGCTTCCGGCGCGGACGGTTCGGCGCCGACAGCACCTCCATGTTCGGCCCTGAGGCGCTGACCGCGGCGCTGCGGTCGTTCGCACACGTCCTGGGAACGGTCTTCACGACCTGGCAGTACCTGGGAGCGGTCGCCGTCGGCGTGCTGCTGGGCCTGCTGGTGCGCGAAAGCGAGCGAGGAACGGATGTGCCGGACGGGTCCCTGCGCCGCAGGCCCCTCCGCCTGGTTCTCGTCGGATTCCTCGCCTTCCTGGTCTCCTGCTACCTCTGCGTCGTCGTCACCCGCCCCGTCTTCGGGGCGAGCGTGGGGACCGCGTCGCGTATCTGGGGCGACTTCCTTCTGCTGTACGTGCTGCTCCTGGTCGGCGCCGGCGCCCTGCTGGGCCGCTGGCTGCGGGGCCGCCGGTGGGGGATCCGTACGGCGACGGCGGGCGTCGCCGCCGTCATGTGCGCCGCGAGCTGCGTCGGCCTCGCCGTCCCGCTGTTCCGGCTGGAACGGCAGATGGACGTGCGTGCCCAGCGGTGGGACCGTCAGGACCGCGCGCTGAGGGAAGGGGCGGCGCGCGGCGCCCGGGTGCTCCCGTACACGCCGGTGTCGGTCAGCGGGATGCTGGAGCCCTTCGGCAACCACGGCCGACGGGCGTGGCCGGCGAAGTGCGTCGCCCAGTACTACCACCTGGAGAAGATCACGCACTCGACCCGGCTGCCCTGA
- a CDS encoding phosphatase, producing the protein MPIPSRAALVEHLVRTRIAGDVATPRDNNLSHYRKLANGDRHYWLGLELGDRWCDEQDVLAVMAERCGVSDDPEHRFGQDTIDPELTVDALERMAARLRKAVAGAERVLFATGHPGGLLDVHRQTAEALRAAGCEIVTIPSGLIADEGMVFQFADVAVQERGATLWHTHSPAPMAAILDGLEREGRPLPDLVVADHGWAGCAAQRGLDAIGYADCNDPALFLGEAEGTLQVAVPLDDHVLDPRFYDPMTEYLLDAAGLTRG; encoded by the coding sequence ATGCCGATACCCAGCCGTGCCGCTCTCGTCGAACATCTCGTCCGTACGCGTATCGCCGGAGACGTCGCCACACCGCGCGACAACAACCTCTCCCACTACCGCAAGCTCGCCAACGGCGACCGCCACTACTGGCTCGGCCTGGAGCTCGGTGACCGGTGGTGCGACGAGCAGGACGTACTGGCGGTGATGGCCGAGCGCTGCGGGGTCAGCGACGATCCGGAGCACCGGTTCGGGCAGGACACCATCGACCCGGAGCTGACGGTCGACGCCCTGGAGCGGATGGCGGCGCGGCTGCGGAAGGCGGTGGCGGGGGCGGAGCGGGTGCTGTTCGCGACCGGCCATCCGGGCGGGCTCCTCGATGTGCACCGGCAGACCGCGGAGGCGCTGCGGGCCGCCGGATGCGAGATCGTGACGATTCCCTCGGGGCTGATCGCCGACGAGGGCATGGTGTTCCAGTTCGCGGACGTCGCCGTGCAGGAGCGCGGCGCGACCCTCTGGCACACCCACTCGCCCGCCCCGATGGCCGCCATCCTGGACGGCCTGGAGCGCGAGGGCCGCCCGCTGCCGGACCTGGTCGTCGCCGACCACGGCTGGGCGGGGTGCGCGGCGCAGCGCGGTCTCGACGCGATCGGGTACGCGGACTGCAACGACCCGGCACTCTTCCTCGGCGAGGCGGAGGGGACGCTCCAGGTGGCCGTCCCGCTGGACGACCATGTGCTGGACCCGCGGTTCTACGACCCGATGACGGAGTATCTGCTGGACGCGGCGGGGCTGACGAGGGGCTGA
- a CDS encoding cation diffusion facilitator family transporter, which translates to MSDETTSGTKSGGGESAFTVVVAAAANLGIAVAKAVAGVISGSSAMLSEAAHSVADTVTELLLLTALKRSDKPADEEHPLGYGPERYIWAMLASVATFVGGAVFSVYDGVHTLAAGEELGDPLVSYIVLAVAFLLEGYSLRTGVRQVRGEAARLGAPVGHYFRHTPDTAVKAVVMEDSAALVGLLLAAGGLLGGQLTGSGVWDGIASILIGLLLVYVAWVLGRSNAQLLIGRPVSKPMRAGIREELLSVPHIIDVLELTTLIQGPTEILIAAKIDFRDASTADQIEWACEEAEEQLRERYPSIRRVYLDPTPGLKQRGRGAGGAGTGSV; encoded by the coding sequence ATGAGCGACGAGACCACAAGTGGTACGAAGTCCGGCGGCGGGGAGTCCGCGTTCACGGTCGTCGTCGCGGCGGCCGCCAACCTCGGCATCGCCGTGGCGAAGGCGGTCGCCGGGGTGATCAGCGGATCGAGCGCGATGCTCTCCGAGGCGGCGCACTCGGTCGCCGACACGGTCACCGAACTGCTGCTGCTCACCGCGCTGAAACGCAGCGACAAGCCCGCGGACGAGGAACACCCGCTGGGCTACGGCCCCGAGCGCTACATCTGGGCGATGCTCGCCTCCGTGGCCACGTTCGTCGGCGGTGCGGTCTTCTCCGTCTACGACGGCGTCCACACCCTCGCGGCGGGCGAGGAGCTCGGCGATCCGCTCGTCTCGTACATCGTGCTCGCGGTGGCCTTCCTGCTGGAGGGCTACTCGCTGCGCACCGGGGTCCGGCAGGTCCGCGGCGAGGCCGCGCGGCTGGGGGCGCCCGTCGGGCACTACTTCCGCCACACCCCCGACACCGCGGTCAAGGCCGTGGTGATGGAGGACTCGGCGGCGCTGGTGGGTCTGCTGCTCGCCGCGGGCGGCCTGCTCGGCGGCCAGCTGACCGGCTCCGGGGTCTGGGACGGCATCGCGTCGATCCTGATCGGCCTGCTGCTGGTGTACGTCGCCTGGGTGCTGGGCCGGTCCAACGCCCAGTTGCTGATCGGGCGCCCGGTGTCGAAGCCGATGCGGGCCGGCATCCGCGAGGAACTGCTCTCCGTACCGCACATCATCGACGTGCTGGAACTCACCACGCTCATCCAGGGCCCGACCGAGATCCTGATCGCCGCGAAGATCGACTTCCGGGACGCCTCGACCGCCGACCAGATCGAGTGGGCGTGCGAGGAGGCCGAGGAGCAGCTGCGCGAGCGCTATCCGTCGATCCGGCGGGTGTACCTGGACCCGACCCCGGGCCTGAAACAGCGGGGGCGCGGGGCGGGCGGGGCGGGTACCGGGTCGGTCTGA